The Bradyrhizobium sp. LLZ17 genomic sequence AGCGTTGATCAGGCGGAGAAGGCTATTGCCGCCTTTCTGGATGCCGCAGCGAAGTCAGTCGAGATGGTCCCCGCTCCCGCCAAAGACTTCTCGAAGAAAACTCTGTCGATCACAGAGCAGAACATGAAAGCCGCCTTGGAGCATACACGAAAACTGATCCATGCATCCGACGTGAATGAGTTCATGCGGCTGCAGAGCGAGTATCTAAAAGCCCAGTTCTCCATCGCACAAGATCCGATAAAGGAACTTG encodes the following:
- a CDS encoding phasin family protein, producing the protein MSDLGIQVRSQVKEMAENSVDQAEKAIAAFLDAAAKSVEMVPAPAKDFSKKTLSITEQNMKAALEHTRKLIHASDVNEFMRLQSEYLKAQFSIAQDPIKELGSGMLPSSKSASQNDV